The following proteins are encoded in a genomic region of Triticum dicoccoides isolate Atlit2015 ecotype Zavitan chromosome 1B, WEW_v2.0, whole genome shotgun sequence:
- the LOC119338007 gene encoding SUMO-conjugating enzyme SCE1-like encodes MSGGGIARGRLAEERKAWRKNHPHGFVAKPETVADGSVNLMIWNCTIPGKQGTDWESGYYPLTLHFSEDYPSKPPKCKFPQGFFHPNVYPSGTVCLSILNEDSGWRPAITVKQILVGIQDLLDQPNPADPAQTDGYHLFIQDPAEYKRRIRLQAKQYPALV; translated from the exons ATGTCAGGAGGAGGGATCGCGCGGGGCCGCCTCGCGGAGGAGCGCAAGGCCTGGCGCAAGAACCACCCCCAT GGATTCGTCGCGAAGCCGGAGACGGTGGCCGACGGGTCGGTGAATCTCATGATCTGGAACTGCACCATCCCCGGAAAGCAGGGG ACTGATTGGGAAAGTGGATACTACCCACTTACTCTCCACTTCAGTGAGGACTACCCTAGCAAACCTCCCAAGTGCAAGTTCCCGCAGGGTTTTTTCCACCCAAATGTCTATCCTTCAGGGACGGTCTGCCTCTCGATTCTTAATGAGGATAGT GGTTGGAGACCTGCCATCACTGTTAAGCAGATTCTAGTTGGAATACAGGATTTGCTTGATCAACCTAATCCAGCTGATCCTGCCCAGACTGATGGTTATCACCTCTTTATCCAG GATCCAGCAGAGTACAAGAGACGCATTCGGCTGCAGGCCAAGCAGTACCCTGCTCTGGTTTGA